Within Chrysiogenia bacterium, the genomic segment CAAAGCAGATCATGGCGCCAAGCTTCACGCCCTTCACGTCGAAGATTCCCGGCTTTTCGCCCGGCGAATAGTCGCGGGGCACCTCGGCAGGACGCGGAAAAAAGGGCGCGTTGCTCAGCGGGTTGTACTCGGCAAAGGCCAGCAGCTCGATCTTGTCGTAGCGCGCAACGAACTTGCGGCGCGGATCGAGCTGAAAGATCGAGTTGAAGTAGAGCGGCTCGCCCGCGTCGGTGAACTCCGCATGAGGGCCGCCCAGCAGGAAGTGGGCATCATGCTCGAAAGCGATCTGGTGAATGCGCCGCTGATACTCGTTGCCCGGATCGGTGATGTAGGTATTCATTGCCGTTTCCGGCCAGACGATCAGGTCGGGCTCAAAGTCACGGGCTACCTCGGCCGAGAGCTTGATGTGCGTTCCCATCGTGCGCGGCACGAGGTCCGCCTTCCAGCGATCGCCCTGCGGGATGTTCGCCTGGACGGCGGCGACCTTGAGCGTCTTGCCGGAGGGCTCTTCGAGCTCCGCGGCGACCTGCGCGTAGCGCACGCCGCCGTAGACAAGCAGCGCCACCGGCACGGCGAGCGCCCCCAGAAACGCGCGATTCTTCGCAAGCATTATCCAGCTTCGCTCACCGGCAGCCAGCCATTCCTCGATTGCTTCAACGAGCAGCGCCGAGCAAAGCATCGAAGCAAACGAGAGCCCGAGCGCGCCGAAGAGGTCCGCCGACTGGCTCAGCAGCTCCGATCCCGCCACTCCGGCGCCAATGAGCCCCCAGGGCATGCTCAGAACACCGTGCGTGCGAAGCAGCTCGAACAGATAGAAGAGCGATGCCGCGCTCAACACCCGCTGCCAGCGTGAGAGAGCCTGCTCGCCCCCTGCCGGGCCGCACAGCCAGCGCCAGATGATGAAGGGTGTTGCGAGATAAAAACCCACGCCGCCGCCCACGATAAAGACATTGAACGCGGCGCTCGCCAGAGCGCCGATGTGGTAGTGCTCGTGCATGGCCGTGTAGACCCAGGGTGCCACGGCCACAGCGAAGCTCACCCCGTAGAGATAGGCCGCAAGCGCCGCCAGCGGCAGCGAGAGGCGCCGCACCACAAACAGGGTCAGCGTGCCTGTGAGAAAGGCCAGCGGCGCCAACGAAAACGGCGCAAAGGCGGCCGAGGAGACCACACCATCGAGCAGCGGCAAGGCCAGCAAGAGCGCCGCTGAGGCCAACGGGGATTTGGAGCTTTCACTCATCGGTGTCCACTCGATACCCCGGCCCTGCCCTTCGGGCAAGGGCTTCCACTTTCGCGGGCGCGCCGCTACGCTCGGCCCCCATGGCAAGCAGTTCAAAACCGGCGGCAAAGTCCGCGAAGAAGACGGCCAAAAAGGCACCCAAGAAGAGTTCCGAGAAGACCGAGCACGACGCGCCCGAGCCCAAGCTCGCCGAGGACGCGGTGTACCTTGTCGACGGCATGGCCTATGTCTTCCGCGCCTATTTCGCCCTGCCCCAGCTCACCAATTCCAAGGGCCACCCTACCGGCGCGATCTACGGTTTCTGCCAGATGCTGCTCGAGCTAGAGCGGCGCTTTAATCCCAAGTATCTGGCCGTCGTGATGGACAGCGGCCGCACCACTTTTCGCAACGACATCTATCCCGAATACAAGGCCAACCGCGACGAGCCGCCCGAGGATCTCGTTCCCCAGTTCGACCTCATCGAGGAAGTCGTGCGCGCCTTCAACATCCCGGTGCTGCGCGAAAAGGGCTTCGAGGCCGACGACCTCATTGCCTCGGTGGCTGAGCGCATGCGCAAGAAGCGCAAGGACGTGGTCATCGTCTCCTCCGACAAGGACCTGATGCAGCTCATCGACCAGCACGTGCTCATGTGGGACCCGATGAAGCGCAAGGCCATCGGTGAGGCCCAGGTGGAAGAGAAATGGGGCGTCCCCCCCGAAAAGGTCGTCGAGGTGCAGGCTCTCATGGGCGATACCTCCGACAACATTCCCGGCGTCTACGGCGTGGGCCCCAAAACGGCCACCAAGCTGATCAACGATTACGGCGATCTCGAAACCGTTCTGAAGAGCACGGGCGAGCTCAAGGGCAAGCTCAAGGAGCGCCTCGAAGAGCACGCCGAAGACGCGCGCATCTCCAAGAAACTCGCTACCCTCATTCGGACCGCGGACGTTCCCGACGCCCTCAAGGACTACGAGCGCAAGGACAATCACACCGAGCAGCTCATCGAGCTCTTCAAAAAGCTCGAGTTCACCAAGCTCATCGATTCCCTTTCCCAGGAGAGCGACTACCAGGGGCTCGATCGCTCGAAATACGTGTGCATCGACGATGAAAAAGAGCTCGCCAAGTGGATCAAGGCCGCGAAGAAGGCCGGCGTCTATGCCTTCGACTTCGAGACGACGTCCCTGAACGAGCTAGAAGCCGAGATCGTCGGAATTTCCCTGTCTTATGAGCGCGGCAAGGCCTGCTACGTGCCAGTGGGACACAACTATCTGGGCGTGCCCAAGCAGCTCAAGCGCGAGACGGTCCTCGAGGCATTCGACGAGCTCTGGGAAGATCCGAAGCTCACCTGGATCGCCCACAACGCCAAGTATGAAAAGCGCGTGTTGCGCCGCTACGACCGCACGCTGGCCGGCAAGGGATTCGACACCATGATCGCCAGCTACGTGCTCGATCCCGGGCGTAACTCCCACGGGCTCGACGCGCTCGCGCTCGAATTCATCGAACACCGCATGATCAGCTACGCCGACGTGGCCGGTCGCGGCTCCAAACAAAAGAATTTTTCCGAAGTGGACGTCCCGCGCGCCACCGAATACGGCGCCGAGGACTCGGACGCCACCTTCCGGCTCTGGGAGATTTTCTCCCGCGATCTCGACGCCCTGCCCGTCCTCAAGGAGCTCTTCGAGAATGTCGAGATGCCGCTCATCGACGTGCTCGCCGAAATGGAAGAGACCGGCGTGCGGCTCGATCTGAAATTGCTCGAAAAACTCTCGCGCGAGTTCGGAAAGACCATGCAGAGCGAGCTCGAAGCCGCGCACAAGATCGCCGGCGTTGAATTCAATGTGAACTCGCCGCGCCAGCTCCAGAAGATTCTCTTCGAGCGCCTCGAACTCACGCCCACCAAGAAGACCAAAACGGGCTATTCCACCGATCAGGACGTGCTCGAAGAGCTGGCCAAAGTGCACGAGCTGCCCCAGCACATTCTGCGCTACCGCGGGCTCTCCAAGCTCAAGAGTACCTACATCGACGCGCTCCCCGAACTGGTCGACAAGAAGACCGGGCGCGTGCACACCTCGTTCAACCAGACCGTGGCCGCCACCGGGCGCCTGTCCTCCTCGGACCCGAACCTCCAGAACATCCCGATCAAGACCACCGAAGGAAAGCGTATCCGTGAGGCCTTCATTCCCGAAGAAGGCTGGCTGCTGGGTTCGGCCGACTACTCGCAGGTCGAACTGCGCATCCTCGCCCATGCCGCCGAGGACAAGGCGCTCATCAAGGCCTTCAAGAACGACGCCGACATCCACTCGGAGACCGCGCAGGCGCTCTTCGAGGTAAAAGCCAAGGACGTTACAGAGGACCAGCGCCGCGCCGCCAAGACGATCAACTTCTCGGTCGTCTACGGCGTCTCGGCCCACGGGCTCTCCCAGAGCCTGGGGATCTCCCGCGGCGAAGCCCAGGACTATATCGACGCCTTCTATGAGCGTTACTCAGGGGTCAAGGCTTTCTTCGATCGCGTGACCGAGGAAGCCAAGCGGGACGGCTACGTGACCACGCTGCTGGGGCGCCGGCGCTACCTGCCCAACATCAACGCAAAGAACTTCCAGGAACGCAGCTTTGCCGAGCGCACGGCCATCAACACGCCGATCCAGGGCACGGCCGCCGACCTCATCAAGAAGGCCATGATCGAACTGCAGGACGCCCTGCACGAGAAGAAGATGAAGAGCCGCCTGCTCATCCAGGTCCACGACGAACTCGTCTTCGAAGTTCCCCCGGCAGAGGAAGCCAAGGCGAAGAAACTCATCATGGAGAAGATGTCAGGGGGCCTGGATCTCAGCGTTCCGCTCAAGGTCGACTTCGCCTACGGCAAGAACTGGGCGGAGATTCACTGAGGGGTCAGGATTCAGGCTGATAGGCGCGTTTGGCAAGAATTGCTCGAAGAGAACGCCTGCCGTCTAGAATGCCGTGGATATAGATCCGCTTGCCGGTCACGCGGTAGAAAATTCGCCACGGCTTGATTCGGATTTCCCGAAACCGAAGTTCCCCGAATTCCTCAAGCTCCGGCACTCTGCGGCCACGGTTGGGCAACTCAGCCAGCCCGGCGCAAACCTTTTCGATCTGATCGAGAACTGCATCGGCACGGACACTCGAATCCTGAAGCGTGCCAAACTCGTGCAAATCGTTGAGGTCCTGCACAGCATATTCTGAGAAAACGATAGAATAGGCCATCGATTACCGCCGGGTGCGAGCGCGGGCTCGAACCTGAGCAAAGGCTTGCTTCGCCGGGACAACCTTCCCTTCCTGCACCTGTTTCTCACTCATTGCAAGAATCTTGAGCAAGGCCATGGTTTCCTCCAGCTTTTCGTACTCCGCGACGTCCATCACCACGGCCTTGGCCTCGCCGTTCTGAGTGATGACGTAGGGTTCACCGCCTTCGGAGAGTTCGCGGATGATGTCGGCGGCATGGGCCTTGAGATAGCTGATGGATTTAACCTGGGTACTGAGCTTCATGGAGGCCTCCGGGAATGGACTTAATTTAGTTCATATTCAGATATTACGCAAAACAACTCCAAGAATTAAACCTCCTTCATGTGTGACGGGCCGCACACGATTTGCTCGTAGCGAGCGAGACAATGCACCTGTGAGCGGTTCACTCCCGCTCACGGAGGTTGGCGATGAAAGCACTGCAGATCGGCGCATTCCTGCTGGGCGCGGCCCTGGCTTACGGGCAGATGGATGACGCGCTGGCCGGGACGCAAAGCCCGGCCGGACAGGCACTGGAGATCCGGCGCGCCGCGGAAGTTCAGGACCGGCGCGGCGAGATCATCGAGCGAACGCTGGGCAGCGTCGGTGTCACTTACGAAGCCGGCAAGGGCGGCGTGCCGGTGTGGATCGAACTGGCCGGGCGAAAAATGCCCGTGCGGCGGGTTCGTGTCTCCCCCATCGGAGAGAGCACCGAGCACGAGGTGGCGATCACCACCGCGCAGGGAACGCTTCTGCTTCGCGAGCCCTAGGCCTTTTTCTTCTTTGATTTCTTCGCGGGCTTTTTGGCGAGGCTCTGGATCTTCGCCGCTTCCTTTGCGACGTCACCAACGGAAGAAGCCGCATCGGGATGCAGGATGAGCCGGCCGCCGGGACCTTCGACCAGGATGGCCTTGCCGAATCCCAGCGCAGCCGTGAGCTTGCCGGTCTCGCCGCAGACGACTTCCCCGTCGCGCATCCAGCGCGCGGTTCCGTTCTCGCTCTCGATCTTTCCGCCCGAGACCCGAAGCGCTTCGGTCCAGGTGCCCACGTCCGACCAGCCGCAGGCGCACTTGATGGCGCAGGCGTGTTTGGTCTTTTCCATGACGGCATAGTCGATGGAAATCTTGGGGAGCTTCTCGTAGTTCGAGAGGAGCTGCTTGCGCGTGGCCGCCTCGGTCTTTGCCGAGAGCGCTGCCGCCAGGGGCGCGTGCAGCTCGGGCAGGTGCTGCTCTAGCTCGTTGATCAGCACCTCTCCCTTGAAGACGAACATCCCGGCGTTCCAGAGCGCGCCCTTCTTGACAAGATCCTTTGCCTTGGCGTGCTTGGGCTTTTCGATGAAGCGCTTGAGCTGGTGAACACCGTGGTTCTTCTTCTTGCCCATGGCCAGGTAGCCGTAGCCCGTCGCGGGCTCGGTGGGCTTGATGCCGACGCACACGATTCCGTACTCGTCCTCACAAAAACGCGCGGCCTTGGCGAGCGCGCCGACCAGCGCGTCGGGCTCACTCACCACGTGATCGGCCGGGGTGACGGCAATGATCGCCTCGGGGTCGCGCTTCAAAATCGCCGCCGTGCCGAAGGCAATGGCCGCGGCGGTGTTGCGGGCCTCGGGTTCGAGAAGCCACTGGCACTCGTCCATCTTCGGCAGATACTTGCGCAGCAGCGGGAGCTGTTCCTTGAGTGCCACGACCCACACCCGGTTGGGCGGTGCAAGCTTCCTGGCGCGGGCAACGGTCTCTTCAATGAGCGTGCGCGGGCCGGGTATGGCCAGATAGGGCTTGGGCAGCTTGTCCGAGGAAATGGGCCAAAGGCGCGTGCCGGGCCCGCCCGCCAGGACGATGACGTGTACGTTGTCGGGAGTCTTCACCATGGGGCTGAAAGTAGCGCCCTGCCCCGGCATTGCCAACTTGCGGGGAGAGAAAAAGCTAGCCCAGAATCAGCGCTGCGATTCCCACCGCGGCGGTGTAGAAGCCGAACAGGTAGAGCCCGCCCCGGTTCACAATCCGCATGAGGAACCACAGGCCGCACAGACCCGAGATCAGCGCCGAGGCAAAACCCAGCGCCAGCACCCCATACTGGTCTGCCGGAATCGCGCCAAGCTCATCGGCGCGAACGACGACCGCGCCCAGGATGGCCGGGATCGAGATCAGGAAGGAAAAACTCGCCGCGCTTCGACGTTCGACCCCGCAGAGCAGCGCGCTCGCAATGGTCGAGCCCGAGCGAGAGACTCCCGGCGCAATGGCCGCCCCCTGGGCCAGGCCGATCACCAGTGCGCGGCGCACGTTCAGGGTCTCATAGCGAGGCGCGCTCGATTCCTCGCCGCCCCTCTTCCAGGTGAGCCAGAGCAGCGCGCTGGTAACCAGCAGAAAGCCGCCCACGGCGCGCACGCTGGAGAAGAGCTGCTCGAAGAGATCCTCGAATCCAAGCCCGATGATTGCCGTTGGAATCGAAGCTGCGATGACCAGCAAGGTCAGCCTTGCCCCGACGAGCCGCTGGTTGGCGTCCATCACATCGGCCGGGCGCTCCTTGAGGGCGCTCAGGCTGTCGGCAATGAGCATCCGCACTTCGGAGCGGAAATAGACCACCACGGCCAGCAGCGTGGCCACATGCACCACCACGTCGAACTCGATGCTGTGTTGTTTGAGCCCAAGGAGCGCCTGCCCCAGCACCAGGTGCCCGGACGAAGAGACCGGCAGGAACTCGGTGAGCCCCTGCACGATGCCCAGAATGAGTGCGTCGAGATGTGTCAACTCAGGTCCTCTTGCGCCGCGGCACCATAGCCGCCGGAGGACGAAGATTCGAGTCCCGGGAGCGTTGAACAACGCGGATTAAGGGGGAATAATGAAGCGGTTCGGCAGCTCGCCTCATGGCGTTTTCCTCCGGGATGGGGAATGGAGGTCCGAAGTGTCTGACAAAAAGATGTGCCCGCATGCAGAGTCCTGCGAACTCTTTCCCCAGTTCTCGCTCAAGGCGGCGCTCAAGCTCTGGCAGATTCACTACTGCGAGGCAACATTCGAGGGATGCGAGCGCTACAAACTCTCGCTGGAGGGCAAGCCCGTCCCCATAACCCTGCTGCCTGATGGAACCAGTCTCGGTGCAAAACCCGCTAAGTAATCTGCTTCCGGCGCAGTCGATCTACTGGCCCTGGTGGGCCGGCGCGCTGGCGCTCGGCTTCATTGCAATTTTCTTCCCGCTGGTGCTGCGCCGCCCGCTGGGCGTCTCGGGCCTGCTTGGGCGCCTCGTGCACTGGAAGGAAGAGAACGAGGCCGCCGATGCCGAGGAGCAGCTCGCCGAAGCGGGCGATCTCGAAGCCGCCCTCATGACCGCCACGCTCGCGCGCTTTGGAGACGAGGCGGCCAGGCAGCAGGCCGTCCCCTCCTGTGACGAGCCGGCCACCGGCGAAGGACCGAGCGTTCGCATCCGACCGGCCGAGCACTTCATGTTCTTTGTCGCCGTTTTGATCGGCGCTTTTCTCGCCGCGCTCACCCACGGCATGGCAGAGCTGCGCTGGAGCCTGGGCCCGGCCTTCGAGTCCTACTTCGGCAGCGGCGCCCTCTCCATGGGCGTGCTGGCCGCGGGCGGGCTGATGATCGGCTTTGGGGTGCGCATGGGCGGCGGCTGCACTTCGGGGCACGGCCTTACCGGCTGCGGCGCCTTTCAGCCGGCAAGTTTTCTGGGAACGGCCAGCTTCTTCGGCGCGGGCGTCGCCGTGGCCTTTCTGTTGAGGGGGCTGCTCGGATGAATCCGAATCTTCGCCGCGCGCTCACCCTGGCCATCGGCCTGTTCTTCGGCTTCGCCCTGGGGAACATCGGCTTTGCCGACTACGGCGAGGTTCAGAAGATGTTCACCTTCGCCGACCTGCGGATGTTTCTCTCCTTCGGCGGCGGGCTGGCCGTAACGATGATCGGTTTCGCGCTGCTGCGCGGGAAACGCGAGATTCCCAAACGCCGCTTCCACAAGGGCATCGTCCCCGGCGGCGTGCTCTTTGGCGCGGGCTGGGCGCTCACCGGCGGCTGCCCCACCATCACGCTCGTCCAGCTTGGCGAGGGTCAGCTCCCCGCGCTCATCACGCTGGCGGGGATTCTCGCCGGGATCGGCCTCTACGACCGGGTCCATCCGAAACTCTTCGGCTGGGACCGCGGAGGCTGCGACATGTAAGGGGCGCACCGCGCCCTTTTCTCAGCTCAATCCCTGCGGTAGATACCTTCTCCGAGCGGCGCTGCAGCCGCCATGGAGCAAGTGCATGGACCTCTCGATTCATCAGCCCGTCATCGCCCGCATTCAGCAGTTCGAGGGCAAGCAGATTACGCTCAACGGCTGGGTCTACCACACCCGCGACCTGCGCAAGCTCGTGTTCATCCAGCTTCGCGACGGCACCGGCACCATCCAGTGCATCTTCAATAAGGAAGAAGTCTCCGAAGAGATCTTTGCCGCCGCGCAGTCTGCCGGGCAGGAATCGTCGGTCTCCATCACGGGCAAGGTGGTGGCCGACCCGCGCTCGCCGCTTGGGTTCGAGCTGCAGGCCAGCAACATCGAGGTCCACCAGGCCGTCTCCGACTATCCCATTGGCCCGAAGGAACACGGAACGGGCTTTCTCATGGAGCATCGTCACCTGTGGCTTCGCTCCAAGCGCCAGCACGCCATCGCGCGCATCCGCAACGAGCTCATCAAGGCGATTCGCGATTACTTCGAGTGGCAGGCCTTTACGCTGGTGGACGCGCCGATCCTGACGGGCGTGGCCTGCGAGGGAACGACCACGCTCTTCGAGCTCGACTACCACGGCGAGCCCGCCTTCCTCACCCAGTCGGGGCAGCTCTACATGGAAGCAGCCGCGAAGGCCTTCGGGCGCGCCTACTGCTTTGGTCCCACCTTCCGCGCCGAGAAGAGCAAGACGCGCCGCCACCTGCACGAGTTCTGGATGGTCGAGCCCGAGGTCTCCTATCTCGACCTGGCCGGCGACATGGAGCTGACCGAAGATTTTGTGAGCTATCTGATAGGCCGCGTCTGCGGCGAGCGCACCGAAGAGCTCGCCATTTTGGAGCGCGACGTGGGCCGCCTCAAGGCCGCGGCCCGGACGCCCTACCCCCGGCTCTCGTATGATGAGGCCGTCGAGATTCTCAAGAAGGAACACAACATCGATCACGAGTGGGGCAAGGATTTT encodes:
- the lnt gene encoding apolipoprotein N-acyltransferase; the encoded protein is MSESSKSPLASAALLLALPLLDGVVSSAAFAPFSLAPLAFLTGTLTLFVVRRLSLPLAALAAYLYGVSFAVAVAPWVYTAMHEHYHIGALASAAFNVFIVGGGVGFYLATPFIIWRWLCGPAGGEQALSRWQRVLSAASLFYLFELLRTHGVLSMPWGLIGAGVAGSELLSQSADLFGALGLSFASMLCSALLVEAIEEWLAAGERSWIMLAKNRAFLGALAVPVALLVYGGVRYAQVAAELEEPSGKTLKVAAVQANIPQGDRWKADLVPRTMGTHIKLSAEVARDFEPDLIVWPETAMNTYITDPGNEYQRRIHQIAFEHDAHFLLGGPHAEFTDAGEPLYFNSIFQLDPRRKFVARYDKIELLAFAEYNPLSNAPFFPRPAEVPRDYSPGEKPGIFDVKGVKLGAMICF
- the polA gene encoding DNA polymerase I, which produces MASSSKPAAKSAKKTAKKAPKKSSEKTEHDAPEPKLAEDAVYLVDGMAYVFRAYFALPQLTNSKGHPTGAIYGFCQMLLELERRFNPKYLAVVMDSGRTTFRNDIYPEYKANRDEPPEDLVPQFDLIEEVVRAFNIPVLREKGFEADDLIASVAERMRKKRKDVVIVSSDKDLMQLIDQHVLMWDPMKRKAIGEAQVEEKWGVPPEKVVEVQALMGDTSDNIPGVYGVGPKTATKLINDYGDLETVLKSTGELKGKLKERLEEHAEDARISKKLATLIRTADVPDALKDYERKDNHTEQLIELFKKLEFTKLIDSLSQESDYQGLDRSKYVCIDDEKELAKWIKAAKKAGVYAFDFETTSLNELEAEIVGISLSYERGKACYVPVGHNYLGVPKQLKRETVLEAFDELWEDPKLTWIAHNAKYEKRVLRRYDRTLAGKGFDTMIASYVLDPGRNSHGLDALALEFIEHRMISYADVAGRGSKQKNFSEVDVPRATEYGAEDSDATFRLWEIFSRDLDALPVLKELFENVEMPLIDVLAEMEETGVRLDLKLLEKLSREFGKTMQSELEAAHKIAGVEFNVNSPRQLQKILFERLELTPTKKTKTGYSTDQDVLEELAKVHELPQHILRYRGLSKLKSTYIDALPELVDKKTGRVHTSFNQTVAATGRLSSSDPNLQNIPIKTTEGKRIREAFIPEEGWLLGSADYSQVELRILAHAAEDKALIKAFKNDADIHSETAQALFEVKAKDVTEDQRRAAKTINFSVVYGVSAHGLSQSLGISRGEAQDYIDAFYERYSGVKAFFDRVTEEAKRDGYVTTLLGRRRYLPNINAKNFQERSFAERTAINTPIQGTAADLIKKAMIELQDALHEKKMKSRLLIQVHDELVFEVPPAEEAKAKKLIMEKMSGGLDLSVPLKVDFAYGKNWAEIH
- a CDS encoding type II toxin-antitoxin system RelE/ParE family toxin; this encodes MAYSIVFSEYAVQDLNDLHEFGTLQDSSVRADAVLDQIEKVCAGLAELPNRGRRVPELEEFGELRFREIRIKPWRIFYRVTGKRIYIHGILDGRRSLRAILAKRAYQPES
- a CDS encoding type II toxin-antitoxin system Phd/YefM family antitoxin: MKLSTQVKSISYLKAHAADIIRELSEGGEPYVITQNGEAKAVVMDVAEYEKLEETMALLKILAMSEKQVQEGKVVPAKQAFAQVRARARTRR
- a CDS encoding mannose-1-phosphate guanylyltransferase, whose product is MVKTPDNVHVIVLAGGPGTRLWPISSDKLPKPYLAIPGPRTLIEETVARARKLAPPNRVWVVALKEQLPLLRKYLPKMDECQWLLEPEARNTAAAIAFGTAAILKRDPEAIIAVTPADHVVSEPDALVGALAKAARFCEDEYGIVCVGIKPTEPATGYGYLAMGKKKNHGVHQLKRFIEKPKHAKAKDLVKKGALWNAGMFVFKGEVLINELEQHLPELHAPLAAALSAKTEAATRKQLLSNYEKLPKISIDYAVMEKTKHACAIKCACGWSDVGTWTEALRVSGGKIESENGTARWMRDGEVVCGETGKLTAALGFGKAILVEGPGGRLILHPDAASSVGDVAKEAAKIQSLAKKPAKKSKKKKA
- a CDS encoding undecaprenyl-diphosphate phosphatase; amino-acid sequence: MTHLDALILGIVQGLTEFLPVSSSGHLVLGQALLGLKQHSIEFDVVVHVATLLAVVVYFRSEVRMLIADSLSALKERPADVMDANQRLVGARLTLLVIAASIPTAIIGLGFEDLFEQLFSSVRAVGGFLLVTSALLWLTWKRGGEESSAPRYETLNVRRALVIGLAQGAAIAPGVSRSGSTIASALLCGVERRSAASFSFLISIPAILGAVVVRADELGAIPADQYGVLALGFASALISGLCGLWFLMRIVNRGGLYLFGFYTAAVGIAALILG
- a CDS encoding YeeE/YedE family protein; the protein is MQNPLSNLLPAQSIYWPWWAGALALGFIAIFFPLVLRRPLGVSGLLGRLVHWKEENEAADAEEQLAEAGDLEAALMTATLARFGDEAARQQAVPSCDEPATGEGPSVRIRPAEHFMFFVAVLIGAFLAALTHGMAELRWSLGPAFESYFGSGALSMGVLAAGGLMIGFGVRMGGGCTSGHGLTGCGAFQPASFLGTASFFGAGVAVAFLLRGLLG
- a CDS encoding YeeE/YedE family protein, which translates into the protein MNPNLRRALTLAIGLFFGFALGNIGFADYGEVQKMFTFADLRMFLSFGGGLAVTMIGFALLRGKREIPKRRFHKGIVPGGVLFGAGWALTGGCPTITLVQLGEGQLPALITLAGILAGIGLYDRVHPKLFGWDRGGCDM
- the asnS gene encoding asparagine--tRNA ligase, coding for MDLSIHQPVIARIQQFEGKQITLNGWVYHTRDLRKLVFIQLRDGTGTIQCIFNKEEVSEEIFAAAQSAGQESSVSITGKVVADPRSPLGFELQASNIEVHQAVSDYPIGPKEHGTGFLMEHRHLWLRSKRQHAIARIRNELIKAIRDYFEWQAFTLVDAPILTGVACEGTTTLFELDYHGEPAFLTQSGQLYMEAAAKAFGRAYCFGPTFRAEKSKTRRHLHEFWMVEPEVSYLDLAGDMELTEDFVSYLIGRVCGERTEELAILERDVGRLKAAARTPYPRLSYDEAVEILKKEHNIDHEWGKDFGAEEETLLASRHDQPTFIHRFPAACKAFYMKRDPDNDKLSLSMDLLAPEGYGEIVGGAQREDDYETLVGRMREEGIPEQPLSWYLDLRKYGSVPHAGFGLGIERTLAWICGIKHVRETIAFPRMLEKIWP